ACAATGGTTAGTTAGGGGGCGCAGTTTTCCTCTTAGAATGCGTCGAACCCTATCTTCCTCGCCGTTTGGAACGTGGATGTACACAAGCTTAAATAAGAAGAAGAGTAGACTTTGCGTTTGCAAATCTACTCTTTTTATTCTTTACGAATGAGGAGAAATTATCGTCATAGGATCAGCTCATTGAACATATTCTTATGTCCACTTCTCTAAAAAGTTTACAAACGATTTAATGATCGAGATTTCCAGATCTTCTTCTCTAAGTACCATCCACGTACGTCTGATAAGGGGAACACCGTCAAGTGTGGTGCATTTTGCAATAAATAGATCCTCATTTTCATTCAGCAGAATGTTTGGTAATATGGCGTACCCCAGTCCGTTAAGGACCATTTCTTTACAGGTTTCCATCTTGTCTACTTCCATTGTAATCAGTGGAGGATGCGAGTACCTTTCATGCCACCAGTTATCGATCAATTTTTTTAATGATGTATCTGTATTGTAGTAGATTCGAGGGAGATTAGGCAAATCATTGATATCAATTTGCTTTTGAGAAACAATACACATGTTTTCTTCTAATAAAAGCTTTCTTTGAAATGGAAAATTATAATCCCCGCGTATAATTCCGATATGAACTTTCTGTTGGTAAACGTGATTGATCACTTCTTCACTCCATCCCGTTGTAACGTTGAAATCAACATCCGGATATTGGCTATGAAAGTTCTTTAGAATAGTAGGCAGTTTATATCGCGCAAAAATGCTAGAAACCCCTAGTCTTAAAGTGCCTTGAACTTTAGTGTCCATATTTTGCAGATATTCCTTTGTTTTACGCAATTGTAGAAGCATTTCATCCGCATATTTCACGAGATGCTCTCCCTGCGGGGTAAAAGCAACTCCTCTTCTTCCTCGATGAACAATTTTAATTTCAAATTCTTGTTCTAACTGCTGTAACCGATATGTCAGAGCGGGTTGAGAGATGCGAAGCTTATCAGCTGTTTTTGTAATGTTTTTTTCTGCAAAAAGGGTATGCAATATCACCCAATCCTGATTATCCATTTATCCCCAACCTCCAAAAATAAAAAAATATTATCTTACAATTGCATCACGATAGAAAGTGTTTATATCAAATTATACTAATATATTTATCGATATACTATATTGATTTTTAAAAAGATACGATGGAATGCCGCAGATGATTGTGTTTTCCCACTGAAAAGCATGTATATCCCCAAAATAACTGCTATAACAGCCTGTTCAGACATAAGTTTTTTTTATTGTATTTTATAAAATAACAGTATTTTATTTATTTCAAATAAAGGTATACAATTTAAATAGTTAAAAAAGTAAATCAATAAACTACTTTTTTTAGAATAGGAGAGTGGGATAAACAGATGTTTGCTTATGGACAACTAAATAGAATCCCAAGCACCCTAATGAGGGGTGGAACAAGCAAAGGACTTATTCTTCGTTCCGTTGATCTTCCGAAATCTCCGATCCTTAGGGATCAGATAATTTTGAAGATATTTGGTAATGGGAATAGTCAGATTGACGGAATTGGCGGAGGTACATCTCTTACCAGCAAAC
This Ammoniphilus sp. CFH 90114 DNA region includes the following protein-coding sequences:
- a CDS encoding LysR family transcriptional regulator, whose amino-acid sequence is MDNQDWVILHTLFAEKNITKTADKLRISQPALTYRLQQLEQEFEIKIVHRGRRGVAFTPQGEHLVKYADEMLLQLRKTKEYLQNMDTKVQGTLRLGVSSIFARYKLPTILKNFHSQYPDVDFNVTTGWSEEVINHVYQQKVHIGIIRGDYNFPFQRKLLLEENMCIVSQKQIDINDLPNLPRIYYNTDTSLKKLIDNWWHERYSHPPLITMEVDKMETCKEMVLNGLGYAILPNILLNENEDLFIAKCTTLDGVPLIRRTWMVLREEDLEISIIKSFVNFLEKWT